Proteins encoded in a region of the Zea mays cultivar B73 chromosome 2, Zm-B73-REFERENCE-NAM-5.0, whole genome shotgun sequence genome:
- the LOC100284915 gene encoding histone-lysine N-methyltransferase SUVR3, with product MSNPGAPDTVTESAELVLPLLPPQDLAAAASACRALRAAVTAVTARRAGDAARGLEPLPIPFRNYVDSKPYAYFLYTPFSLTRLAPGASAPSAQPWGAAWTRPPRPTWPRPNLDGLPSAVYGCACAAAECGGTQCACADVEADAAGSGLEAGMGSLTECGDVCACAPSCGNRRTQRGVAVRLCVVRHLHKGWGLHAAEALSCGQFVCEYAGEFLTTEEARRRHKVYDELASGGKLCPALIVIREHLPSGKACLRVNIDATRVGNVARFINHSCDGGNLHPVLVRSSGLLLPRLCFFAARDIVEGEELTFSYGDARVRPKGLPCFCGSSGCSGVLPSEET from the exons ATGAGCAACCCGGGGGCACCGGACACCGTCACTGAGTCGGCGGAGCTGGTCCTGCCGTTGTTGCCGCCGCAGGACCTCGCGGCCGCGGCATCGGCCTGCCGCGCCCTCCGCGCGGCTGTGACTGCTGTCACCGCGCGCCGCGCCGGCGACGCCGCACGTGGCCTAGAGCCGCTCCCCATCCCGTTCCGCAACTACGTCGATTCCAAGCCCTATGCCTACTTCCTGTATACCCCCTTCTCCCTCACCCGGCTGGCTCCCGGCGCCTCCgcccccagcgcccagccgtggggTGCCGCCTGGACCCGGCCGCCCCGCCCCACCTGGCCCCGCCCCAACCTCGACGGCTTACCATCAGCCGTGTACGGGTGCGCGTGCGCGGCGGCGGAATGCGGTGGTACCCAGTGCGCGTGCGCCGATGTGGAGGCCGATGCAGCGGGCTCGGGCTTGGAGGCCGGGATGGGGAGCCTCACGGAGTGCGGTGATGTCTGCGCGTGTGCGCCGTCATGTGGGAACCGGCGGACTCAGCGCGGCGTTGCTGTGCGGCTGTGCGTCGTGCGCCACCTGCACAAGGGGTGGGGGCTGCACGCTGCGGAGGCCCTCAGCTGCGGGCAGTTTGTGTGCGAGTACGCCG GGGAGTTTTTGACAACTGAAGAAGCGCGGAGACGGCACAAGGTGTATGATGAACTTGCCTCTGGTGGCAAGCTCTGTCCCGCGCTGATTGTCATAAGAGAGCACCTCCCTTCTGGTAAAGCATGCTTAAGAGTCAACATTGATGCAACCAGAGTGGGAAATGTGGCTCGCTTTATCAACCATTCATGTGATGGAGGCAACCTGCACCCAGTGCTGGTGAGGAGCTCTGGTTTGTTGCTCCCAAGGCTCTGCTTCTTTGCTGCCAGGGATATCGTGGAGGGAGAAGAGCTCACCTTCAGTTACGGTGATGCTAGGGTTAGGCCCAAGGGTTTGCCATGCTTTTGTGGAAGCTCGGGTTGTTCTGGTGTGCTTCCTTCAGAAGAAACTTAA